A region of the Campylobacter cuniculorum DSM 23162 = LMG 24588 genome:
ATCATCATCTTGATAAATTTTATTTGCTTCAAAGCTTAGTTTTGAATGTTTTTCAAAAAGCTCATTTATAGCATTAAGACATATTTGTTTTCCTTCTAGATGTTTAACAGCAGGATCTTCTAGAATAAAATTTTCATCAAGTAAAGAAGAAATTGTTTTCAAATCTTTGTCATTAAAGGCTTTGATATAATTTTGAGTGAGTTTTTTAAGCATTTTTTATCCTTTCAAATTCTTTAATTTTTTCTGGGCTATAAAAAGTATGATACAAATTTTTGTCGATTCTTATATTTAAGATTTTTTTATTTTCTAAAATGAGTTCATTTAAAATGGGAGCAACAAAGTATTTTCCTTGATAATTCACATCTTTTCTAATCATATTTTTAGCCCCATTTATAAAGAATTTTCCATGTTTAAAATAGTAAAATCCTGCAATGGCATCTTTGCTAACAGGTTTTTTTTCAAAGGCTTCTAAAACTATATTTGAAGAGTTACATTTTACATAAGCCCAACGCGGATGTATATTTTCAAAACTTAGAATTCCAGCATCATAAGCAGAAAATTTTTCAATCATTTCATTTAAATCAAATTCAAAAAATTGGTCTATATTGACAATAAGCAGAGGCTCATCGTTGTCAATAAAATCAATTGCCAACATACAAGAACAAGCCATTCCACCTGTTTCTTTTTCTGTGAAGATATTTTTAGCTTTTTGATTTGTAAGAGTATGGATAGCATCATCAATATGAAAACGAAATGCTTCATCTTTCTTAAGTATAAAAATCAATTGTTTATTTTTAATATTTTCAAAATTTTTGATAAAAATCTCTAACATTGTTTTTCCGCAAATTTCAACAAAAGGCTTGGGAAAACCTTGTTTTGATTCATCAAAAAAATAACTCTTACCAGCTATTGGAACGAGGATGTTTAACATTTAATCCCTTTCAAATTTTTCTATGTGATTTTTGATATTTTCATAATTAACCTCTTCAACTTCTTTAACAATCATAACATTTGCTCCGCTTGCTTTTGCTGCTTTAATGCCATTTTCATTGTCTTCAATTATCATACATTGCTTAGGTTCTAAGTTAAATTTTAAAATTGCTTTAGAATACATTTGTGGATGGGGTTTAGGCTTTTCTACATCTTCATTTGAAAGGCAAAAATCTAAATACGACTCCAGAGCTGCTTTTTGCATCATTACATCAATAGTATGTCGTATGGAATTTGAACAAACAGCTAATTTATACCCTTCATTTTTGAGTTTTGAAAGGGCAAATTCGTGATGAAATCTAGGTTTGCAATAATTATAAACCATTTCCATAGTGTATTGTTGTTTAAGTTCATTAATGAATTCGTGCAAATTGTTACTTAATTTTTTATCAATTGAAAGCATCTTAAGTTTTTCTTTAGTTGGAAGTCCATCGAAAGTTGTTAAGTGTTCATACCTTGAAATTTCTGTGCCAAAAAGCCTTAAAGCTTTATTTAATGCTTCATAATGCCATTCTTTTGCTTCTATTAAAACTCCATCCATATCAAAAATAATTGCTTTAATCTTAGACATTGAAAAAATCCTTTGCTTTTTGAGGATAATCTGTGCAAAGCATTAAATTTTCTCTAGGATTTAATTCTAAGTCAATTTTTTTATATTCTTCCCATTCTTTTATGAAATCTCTACAATGAAGTTCAGGGGAAACAATGCACACTTTCTTTCCTTGTTTTAAATGATTTTTAATAATTTCTTTATCAATCCAATGAGTATAGAATTCATCAAGCCATATTCCATCTGCTTTTTCATATAAGCAAGGCTTAGGTTCTAATTCACTTTGTCTTACAAAAACTTTAAAATTTAAATCAATATAAGCCAAAGTATCCGGGATAGACATATCGAAAACGAAATAGTTTGTAATTTTATATTCTTCTAAAACTTGTTTGAGGGCAAACTGAAGCCCGTCAGCCTTAATATTTAAAGCAAGTGGGCATTCTAAAGGGTATTTTTTATAAAGAGCAAGGAGATTTTTTAAATTTAAAGCATTTTTATCAGCTATATCATGCGATACAACTAAATCCCCCCCCCCATAATCTCTTATATCTGTTTCTATTCCATAATTATTTTCAAAACTCTTTTTAAAGGCTTTTAGAGTATTTTTTTCAATATTTTCTTGCCAAAAACCTCGATGAGCAAGCAAAAGCATTTTTCTTATTGTATCCTCTCTATTTAAAATTTATGCTACAATATTAGCATATGCTAATTTAAAATGTTTTGAAATTTTTTGAGAATAGCAAACGTTTTAATTATTTATCAATAAAAAATACTTACTTTATTTAAATGTTTTATGCAAAATTTAGGGTTAAAATAAAATTTTAAATTGATTTGATGGTATTCGTTCAAAGCAAGTTATTTGACCTTGCTTTGAATTTATTCTTTGAAACTCCAAGTGTCTTTGATGAATTGCATTAGTTTGTTGTATCTTTTATCAATAGCTTTTTTATCCCATTTGTCTTTAGCAAATTGTGAAATTTCTCTTTGTTGCAAGAGAGAGTTTTTATAACTTTCGCGTTTAACTTTAAAGGGTTTGTTTCCAAGTGAGCTATTGTGTCGTTTAGAAATCAGTAAAAGATTGCCTATGCAATCCACATACATTTCTCTAAAATGATCATTATATGTTTCATACCCACTTTTTGCTTTTTCGCCTTTTTCAGTTCGCGGAGCAATGTGTTCAAGTTCTGGATTTTCGATAGAATCTTTTGTTGCTTTATAGCCTCTTGTTTTAGCATCATCTTTTCTTAAATAATTTTCATAACGCATCAAAATATAAAGAGCAATCTTTGAATTTTCTCTGTAAATATACCTAAGACTATTTTCATCCTCATCATCAGCCCCAAATAGTTTTTTATCGCTCCAATATTGATTTTTACAAATTTCTTTTAAAGAATTTGTAAGATTTTCTACATCTTTTTTTTCTTTAAATTTTTTTAAAACACCATTGAGTCTTGAAGATAAATCCGCTCTAGTTCGTGCAAGTTTATCCCTAAAAGCAATGATTTCTAAAGCTTTGAAAATTTCTTCTAAATTTTTTTTATCTTCTCTAAAAAATTCATAAGCTTTGATGATAAAAGGATACACTTCCCACACATTTAAATCAAGTAAATAATCCTTATAATCACTCTTTAGTTGCCCAAAATTTTTCATATCAATAAAGGCTTGTTTAAGCTCTTCCATATAGTCTTCAATCCAAATAACCTTATCCTTAGGCTCTTTTGCTTTTTTTAGTTCTTTTTTATAATTTTTCTCATCATCGTTTTCGCGATAATTAAAATCAAATTTTGCAATATTAAAATAATTCAAAATTCTATCTTCATCAAGAAAATTTATATCCTTTAGTAAACGATAAATATCTTCAAAAATTTTTGTGATTTTTCGTAATTTTTCCTCACAGGATTCTTTTTCACAATAAGTATAAATTTGATAGCTAAGATAAGACTTGAGTTTCTCTAAATTTGTGAGTTCTTTACCACGATTGTTTTGAAGTTCAAACATTAGGATAGAATCTTTTTTATTATTAAAAGCTATGCTTAGAATTTGAGCTTTTTTCAAGGATTTAAAAAGTTTTAAGATTTCTTCTGTGCTTTTGCTTTCTAATTTTTTATTAAAAAATTCTTTCGCCTTTTTAATGCGGTCTTGAGAGAGTGTTTGAGCAGGATAGCTGTTGCTATTTTTGATGATATAATTTTCGAAATATCCATCATCATATTCTACGGTTTTAAGTTTTGCTTTTGGGTTAAGATAAATTTCTTTGAACTTACTAAGAATTTCTTGCTTTTTTGTCTGATTTTCATTAAATTCTTTCTTTTCTAAGATATTGTATAAAGCACGGATAAAAATTATAATGGTTGTGATTCTTTGCTGTCCATCGATAATTTCAGCAGTATTATTTTCAGACTCTTCAAGTAAGATATTGCCAAAAAAATAGCAATTTTCACTTCTTGTTGCCTCTTCTAAATCTTCTAAAAATATATTCCATTGTTTTTCTTCCCAAGAATATGCCCTTTGATAAATAGGAATTTTGTATTGTTTTTCGCGTTGAAAAAATTCCTCAATGGTCTGCTTTTTTGGAGTCATTTCGCTTTCCTTTGCATACTAAAGAATTAAAAGAGAGCTTATTTTACAAAAAAAAAAAAAATAAATCAAGCTCAATTAAGAATATTACAAAGACGATTAAGCAAATTTTTACTTTTCTAAAAATACCTTTTGACAAGGTTATTTTTAGATTTTTCTTAAAACTAAGAGATGCAAATTTAATCTTTGATGATTGTTGGCACAGATTTTAAGCCCAAACTTCTATATTTTTCATAAAGCTTAAAAGCTTCTGCAAGTTCTTTTTCACTAACTTTTGGAAGGGTTTTGATGTTTTCATCGTAGTATTTGTTGAGTATAGCGATTTTTTCTTCATCGTTTTTAGCTTTTTGAGTTTCTTTGTAAATGAGGGCAGATTTTTCAAACGCACTCTTTCCATGCACAGGGGTTAAAATATAATTGACTTGATAATCTTTAAGCTCATCTTTAATCTCTTTTAAATGTTCCCTGCAGAAAGGGCATTCTGGGTCTGAAAACACATAAATAGCGGGTTTGTTTTTATCTCCCATACGAATCACCTTGTCTTCTTTTTGAATTGTGGTTTTAGCATTTTGAATGAAATTTTCTCTTGCCTCTTCGAATTTTTTTACTTCATAGGCTTGACGATAAGAAATTTTGGATTTGATATCAATAAGATCAGGGACGATGAGATTGTCCTTTGTAAAAAGAATTTCTTCTTGTTTTTTTCCATCGATTTCTACATTTAAAACAACACTTTCAAAATCTGTATTTGCAACTTTTTGTCTTTGTGAAACACTGATTTTTGCGTCCGGAAACCGCGTCTTAATAGAATCTGAATAAAATGCAATAATTTGTTCATTACTTGCACCAAATAGGACATTTGCACAAATTAAAGCTAAATAAATCTTTTTCATTTTTACCCCTTAAAAATTTTTACTTTTTTATTTTATACTTTTAATCCAAACAATTTGTTTTTAAAAATCTTTTTTCTTCTTTTTTTATCACAGCCTCTTGTTTGTCGAGGTATTCTAAATATGCGATTGCGTATTTTCTAGAAAGTTTAAAATTTTTCTTAATGATTTGAACATCAAGACTTTGCGTGTTGAGTAGGGTAAGAAATTCTTGCATTAAATTTTCAAGAGCATTTTTTTCTATGAAAAGATTATGAGTGAGTCTTATAACCAAACCATTTTTGGTTAATTTTTTTAAAATTTCATCTCCGCTTTTTCTATCAAGACCTAAATTATCATAAAGATTATAAGGAGAATCGGGTTTTATACCTTGTTTTTTTAGAATTTGATAGAGTGCGTTATTGTTTTTTTCTTTGAGTTTTTCAAAATTCATACCCTTTTTAAAATACACACCTCTTTCAAAGTCTAAAAAATCACTCATTTGTTTTAAAAGCAATTCGCAAAGACTTTCACTCGCCCAAGCAATCCTTAAGGCTAAAAAATGAGCTGAAAGCATGGCGTAAGGATTTTTTTCTAAAACAAAAAATACAAAGTTTTTAAGCTCATCTAAAACCCAAAGATGATAAACATTGAGTTCT
Encoded here:
- a CDS encoding HAD family hydrolase; the protein is MSKIKAIIFDMDGVLIEAKEWHYEALNKALRLFGTEISRYEHLTTFDGLPTKEKLKMLSIDKKLSNNLHEFINELKQQYTMEMVYNYCKPRFHHEFALSKLKNEGYKLAVCSNSIRHTIDVMMQKAALESYLDFCLSNEDVEKPKPHPQMYSKAILKFNLEPKQCMIIEDNENGIKAAKASGANVMIVKEVEEVNYENIKNHIEKFERD
- a CDS encoding DUF262 domain-containing protein, which codes for MTPKKQTIEEFFQREKQYKIPIYQRAYSWEEKQWNIFLEDLEEATRSENCYFFGNILLEESENNTAEIIDGQQRITTIIIFIRALYNILEKKEFNENQTKKQEILSKFKEIYLNPKAKLKTVEYDDGYFENYIIKNSNSYPAQTLSQDRIKKAKEFFNKKLESKSTEEILKLFKSLKKAQILSIAFNNKKDSILMFELQNNRGKELTNLEKLKSYLSYQIYTYCEKESCEEKLRKITKIFEDIYRLLKDINFLDEDRILNYFNIAKFDFNYRENDDEKNYKKELKKAKEPKDKVIWIEDYMEELKQAFIDMKNFGQLKSDYKDYLLDLNVWEVYPFIIKAYEFFREDKKNLEEIFKALEIIAFRDKLARTRADLSSRLNGVLKKFKEKKDVENLTNSLKEICKNQYWSDKKLFGADDEDENSLRYIYRENSKIALYILMRYENYLRKDDAKTRGYKATKDSIENPELEHIAPRTEKGEKAKSGYETYNDHFREMYVDCIGNLLLISKRHNSSLGNKPFKVKRESYKNSLLQQREISQFAKDKWDKKAIDKRYNKLMQFIKDTWSFKE
- a CDS encoding nuclear transport factor 2 family protein — encoded protein: MLKKLTQNYIKAFNDKDLKTISSLLDENFILEDPAVKHLEGKQICLNAINELFEKHSKLSFEANKIYQDDDTSFIEFILKLDETNLKGVDIIEWKNKKIVKLRAYLYEF
- a CDS encoding glycosyltransferase family 2 protein; amino-acid sequence: MLNILVPIAGKSYFFDESKQGFPKPFVEICGKTMLEIFIKNFENIKNKQLIFILKKDEAFRFHIDDAIHTLTNQKAKNIFTEKETGGMACSCMLAIDFIDNDEPLLIVNIDQFFEFDLNEMIEKFSAYDAGILSFENIHPRWAYVKCNSSNIVLEAFEKKPVSKDAIAGFYYFKHGKFFINGAKNMIRKDVNYQGKYFVAPILNELILENKKILNIRIDKNLYHTFYSPEKIKEFERIKNA
- a CDS encoding thioredoxin fold domain-containing protein, yielding MKKIYLALICANVLFGASNEQIIAFYSDSIKTRFPDAKISVSQRQKVANTDFESVVLNVEIDGKKQEEILFTKDNLIVPDLIDIKSKISYRQAYEVKKFEEARENFIQNAKTTIQKEDKVIRMGDKNKPAIYVFSDPECPFCREHLKEIKDELKDYQVNYILTPVHGKSAFEKSALIYKETQKAKNDEEKIAILNKYYDENIKTLPKVSEKELAEAFKLYEKYRSLGLKSVPTIIKD